From the Candidatus Effluviviaceae Genus V sp. genome, the window AAGACGCTCATCAGGCTCGCCATGGGTCGGCGGATCGCCTACTTCCTGATCAAGGACCGGATGATCGTGGGAGCGGGCATTGCCTGGATCGGCCGCTGCCGGCACTACTGGGTCGAGCCGGACAGCGCCATCATCGGGGCGTCCTGGACGTCGACCGACTACCGCAGACAGGGACTCGGCTACCACGGCGTCGCCAGCACGATCAATGCCCTGATCGACAGGGGGCATCGCATCATCTACGCCGACACCGACAGGGACAACCGCGGCGGCCAGGGCATCATCAGGCGCTGTGAGTGGGGCGATCCGATCGGCCTCTACATCCTCGGTCCGAAGCCGCCGGCGGAGTGA encodes:
- a CDS encoding GNAT family N-acetyltransferase codes for the protein MTKGATMGERRKVELGVPVGFDYQMVFRKEWREPLPVDERDDVSFLTVANPLAALRLLPAVKGQYRLPMFLKTLIRLAMGRRIAYFLIKDRMIVGAGIAWIGRCRHYWVEPDSAIIGASWTSTDYRRQGLGYHGVASTINALIDRGHRIIYADTDRDNRGGQGIIRRCEWGDPIGLYILGPKPPAE